One Streptomyces umbrinus genomic window, ACTTCTTCCGCGACCGCGTCGAGGAGGCCCAGGTCATGCACGCGCGCGTGGTCCTCCTCCGCGACCGCCCGACCGGCGGCCTCAGCGCCGCCCCCGCGGCCCGTGAACTGGCCCTCAGCCACGACACACCGATCAGCGAACTCGAACCGGAGGACGGCGGCGATCTGGAGACCCTCGCCGAGCTGATCGCCATCACGGATTTCGCCGCCGTTTACCTGGCGCTCGCCTCGGGAGCCTGACCTTGAGCCACGCCTGGTGACCAGCGCCCGCTGAGCAGCGTACGTACGGAGAAGAAAACAGAGCATGGACCGCCTCGACAACACGATCCGCCCCTACGCCTGGGGCTCCACCACGGCCATCCCGCACCTCCTGGGCGTCGAGCCGACCGGCGAGCCGCAGGCCGAGATGTGGATGGGCGCCCACCCCGGCGCGCCCTCGCGCACCCTCCGCGGCCCGCTCACCGAAGTGATCGACGAGGCTCCGGAGAAGGAGCTCGGCGCGGCGGCCGTCGCCAAGTTCGGCCCACGCCTGCCGTTCCTCCTCAAGCTTCTCGCCGCGGGCGCCCCCCTCTCCCTCCAGGTGCACCCCGACCTCGCCCAGGCCAAGGAGGGGTACGAGGACGAGGAGCGCCGAGGCGTCCCGATCGACGCCCCGCACCGCAACTACAAGGACGCCAACCACAAGCCCGAACTGATCTGCGCGCTCACGGAGTTCGACGGCCTGTGCGGATTCCGGACGCCGTCCGAGGCCGCCGACCTGCTCGCGGCCCTGGAGGTCGACTCCCTCAAGCCGTACGTCGACCTGCTGCACGCCCACCCCGAAGAGGCCGCGCTGCGCGAGGTGTTGACGGCCGTGCTGTCCGCGGACCGCGAGCAGATGGCCGCCACGGTCACCGAGGCGGCCGCGGCCTGCGCCCGGCTCGGCGGCGCCCACGCCCCGTACGCCGATCTGGCGCACCACTACCCGGGCGACCCCGGTGTCATCGCCGCGATGCTGCTCAACCACGTCCGACTGCAGCCCGGCGAGGCCCTGTTCCTCGGCGCCGGCGTGCCGCACGCGTATCTGAACGGCCTCGGCGTCGAGATCATGGCCAACTCCGACAACGTCCTGCGCTGCGGCCTCACCCCCAAGCACGTCGACGTCCCCGAACTCCTGCGGATCGTCCGCTTCGAGGCGAGCGACCCGGGCGTACTGCGCCCCGAGGCGTCCCCCGACGGCGAGGAGGTCTACGAGACCCCCATCGACGAGTTCCGCCTCTCCCGTTACGCCCTCGTGGCGGGCGCCCCGGTCCACGACCTCACCCTCGGCACCCCGCAGATCCTGCTGTGCACCGCGGGTTCCGTACAGGCGGGCGAGCACGCGCTCGGCCCCGGCCGGTCCGTCTTCGTACCGGCCGGCGAAAAGGCGGAAGTGTCCGGCGACGGCACGGTCTTCCGGGCCACCGTCATCGCCTGAGCCCCGGCGACGCGGCCCGAGTCCTGGCGACCGTCCCAGTGGCCTGAAACGGTCACTGTGGTGACCCGGCGCACCGATGTCGGCCCGGGCTGCAACAATGGCCCACCGCAAAGGGCGGGCAAAGCCCGGGACGGCAGCCGAGCGGGCAGACGGCCGGCCGAGATGGCAGACGAAGGGACATCGGGAACACATGAGCGCGTCAGGCGGCACCAAAGCGATCGTGGCGGCACTCGCCGCGAACCTCGCGATCGCGGTAGCGAAGTTCGTGGCGTTCCTCTTCAGCGGTTCGTCGTCGATGCTCGCCGAATCCGTGCACTCGCTCGCCGACTCGGGCAACCAGGGCCTGCTGCTCCTCGGCGGCAAGAAGGCCCAGCGCGAGGCGACCCCGCAACACCCCTTCGGCTACGGCCGCGAGCGGTACATCTACGCCTTCCTCGTCTCGATCGTCCTCTTCTCGGTCGGCGGCATGTTCGCGATCTACGAGGGCTACGAGAAGATCAAGCACCCGCACGAGATCACCCACTGGTACTGGCCGGTGGGCGTCCTCGTCTTCGCCATCATCGCCGAGACCTTCTCCTTCCGGACCGCCATCAAGGAGTCCAACACGATCCGCGGTAAGCAGTCCTGGAAGGAGTTCGTGCGCCACGCCAAGGCCCCCGAGCTGCCGGTCGTGCTCCTTGAGGACCTCGGCGCGCTCGTCGGTCTGGTCCTCGCGCTCATCGGCGTGGGCCTGGCCCTGGGCACGGGCGACGGCGTCTGGGACGGCATCGGCACCCTCTGCATCGGCATCCTGTTGATCGCCATCGCGATCGTCCTGGCCGCCGAGACCAAGTCGCTGCTCCTGGGCGAGGCCGCCGGCGTCGAGGACGTCAGGAAGATCGAGGCCGCGCTCGTCGACGGCGACACGGTCCCCGCCATCATCCACATGCGTACGCTCCACCTCGGCCCCGAGGAACTGCTGGTCGCGGCCAAGATCGCCGTCCGGCACGACGAGACGGCCACCGAGGTCGCCGCCGCGATCGACGCCGCCGAGTCCCGCATCCGCGAGGCCGTCCCGATCGCCCGCGTCATCTACCTCGAACCCGACATCTACAGCGAGACCGAGGCCGCGAAGGGCGCGGACCCCGAGGCCGCCCCCGGCGGCCCGGTACCCACCGCCGAACACTGACTTCCCGTACGGGGAAGGGCGCGTCCCCTTCCCCGTACGGAGCCTTCCTCGCACGTCGAAGGGCCCGCCGGATCGCTCGGCGGGCCCTTCGACGTACAAGTTGCCCCAACGGCCCCAACACCCAGGCCGTGAGCGCCGGTCCGCGTCCCTTGCGCGGCTAGCGGATCTCGCGCAGCACGTCGAGAACCGCAGCCTCGTCGGGAGCCGTCGTCAGCCGCTCCCGGAACCCGGTGTCCATCAACTTCCGGGACAGCAGCGCCAGGATCCGCAGATGCTCGTCCCCGGCGGCGGCCTCGGGCACGGAGATCATGAAGACCAGCTTCGCCTTCGTACCGTCGAGCGAACCCCACTCGACGCCCTCCGCGGACCGCGCGAACCCGACGACGGGCGCCGTCACGGCATCGGTCTTGGCATGCGGGATGGCGATCTCCTCGCCGAGCCCGGTCGTGCCCTGCTCCTCGCGTCGCAGAGCCGCCGCCACCAACTCCTCGACGTCCGTGACCTTCCCGGTGGCGGCCAGCAGTCCGGCCATCTCCCGGATCGCGGACTCCTTGTCACCGGAATCGAGCCGGACCTTGACGGTCTGGGCGGTGAGATACCCGGAGAGGACTTCGTCCTCCGAGGCACCGGCGGACGCATCCTCGGACGCGTCGGCGGATCGGTCTGCGGACGTGTCGCGGGAGGCGTCGGCCGCGGAGCCGGTGGATGCCGGAGCCGATGACGTCCGCTGGGCGGGAGCGTGCGCGGTGGCCGTCCCGCCGCCGGTGCCCACGCCCACGCCCGCGCCCGCGAGGGCGAGTTCGGGCTGCGGCGCGAGCCCGTCGACCATCGACCGGCCCCGCCGCCTGCGCTCACTGACATCGATGAGCGCGACCGTCGTCAGGGCCGTCACCACGGTCCCGATCACCACGGCCACGAAGAACATGGGTACGCCGCTGACGGCGCCCAGCACCGCCACGATCGGCCCGCCGTGCGGCACCGCGTCCTCGACCCCGGCCAGACCCGCGAGCGCACCGGCCACCGCGCCGCCCAGCATGTTGGCGGGGATGACCTGCGCCGGCCGTGCGGCGGCGAACGGAATGGCGCCCTCGGATATCCCGAACAGCCCCATGAACAGCGAGGCGAGACCCGTCTCGCGCTCCTGCTCGGTGTAGAGCCGCTTCCGGATCAGCGTGGCGAGCCCCTGCCCGAGCGGCATCACCGGGATCGCGGCCGCGCACATGCCCATGACCTCCTGGTTGCCGGTCGCGATGAGCCCCGCACCGAACAGGAACGCCGTCTTGTTGACCGGCCCGCCCATGTCGAACGCGATCATCAGCCCCAGGATCGCGCCGAGCAGCACCGCGCTGGTCCCGGTCATCCCGCCGAGCCAGTCCGTCAGATGCTCGAAGACCCAGGAGATGGGCTTGCCGATCACGTAGATGAAGAACAGCCCGAGCGCCGTCGTCGCCACGATCGGGATCACGATGATCGGCATGATCGGCCGGACGAACTTCGGGACCTCGACCTTCTTGATCCACAGCACCAGATAGCCGGCGAGGAACCCGGTCACGATCGCCCCGATGAAGCCCGCGCCCGCCTCGGAGTCGTACAGCGAACCGGTGTTGGCGATCCACCCGCCGACCATGCCCGGTACCAGCGCGGGCCGGTCCCCGATCGCGTACGCGATATAACCGGACAGGATCGGCACCATCAGCTGGAACCCGATGACGCCGATGTTGTTGACGTCCATCCAGAAGGAGCCCTTCGGGATGACCAGGCCACCGGACGGATCGGTGTGCCCGCCGAGCGACAGCGAGATCGCGATCAGCAGCCCGCCGACCACGACGAACGGGATC contains:
- the manA gene encoding mannose-6-phosphate isomerase, class I; the encoded protein is MDRLDNTIRPYAWGSTTAIPHLLGVEPTGEPQAEMWMGAHPGAPSRTLRGPLTEVIDEAPEKELGAAAVAKFGPRLPFLLKLLAAGAPLSLQVHPDLAQAKEGYEDEERRGVPIDAPHRNYKDANHKPELICALTEFDGLCGFRTPSEAADLLAALEVDSLKPYVDLLHAHPEEAALREVLTAVLSADREQMAATVTEAAAACARLGGAHAPYADLAHHYPGDPGVIAAMLLNHVRLQPGEALFLGAGVPHAYLNGLGVEIMANSDNVLRCGLTPKHVDVPELLRIVRFEASDPGVLRPEASPDGEEVYETPIDEFRLSRYALVAGAPVHDLTLGTPQILLCTAGSVQAGEHALGPGRSVFVPAGEKAEVSGDGTVFRATVIA
- a CDS encoding cation diffusion facilitator family transporter — translated: MSASGGTKAIVAALAANLAIAVAKFVAFLFSGSSSMLAESVHSLADSGNQGLLLLGGKKAQREATPQHPFGYGRERYIYAFLVSIVLFSVGGMFAIYEGYEKIKHPHEITHWYWPVGVLVFAIIAETFSFRTAIKESNTIRGKQSWKEFVRHAKAPELPVVLLEDLGALVGLVLALIGVGLALGTGDGVWDGIGTLCIGILLIAIAIVLAAETKSLLLGEAAGVEDVRKIEAALVDGDTVPAIIHMRTLHLGPEELLVAAKIAVRHDETATEVAAAIDAAESRIREAVPIARVIYLEPDIYSETEAAKGADPEAAPGGPVPTAEH
- a CDS encoding fructose-specific PTS transporter subunit EIIC translates to MTSPAGLPPTGGGSSGERQRLKLLAVTACPTGIAHTYMAAEKLSQAAEQLGVDIKVETQGSIGAENVLADNDVRTADGVIIAADKDVDLSRFAGKRVVTVGVAEGIHHPERLIEQVRTAPVHSGVGGGTSTSSSAGSGGGGGGKERSVGYKALMNGVSYMIPFVVVGGLLIAISLSLGGHTDPSGGLVIPKGSFWMDVNNIGVIGFQLMVPILSGYIAYAIGDRPALVPGMVGGWIANTGSLYDSEAGAGFIGAIVTGFLAGYLVLWIKKVEVPKFVRPIMPIIVIPIVATTALGLFFIYVIGKPISWVFEHLTDWLGGMTGTSAVLLGAILGLMIAFDMGGPVNKTAFLFGAGLIATGNQEVMGMCAAAIPVMPLGQGLATLIRKRLYTEQERETGLASLFMGLFGISEGAIPFAAARPAQVIPANMLGGAVAGALAGLAGVEDAVPHGGPIVAVLGAVSGVPMFFVAVVIGTVVTALTTVALIDVSERRRRGRSMVDGLAPQPELALAGAGVGVGTGGGTATAHAPAQRTSSAPASTGSAADASRDTSADRSADASEDASAGASEDEVLSGYLTAQTVKVRLDSGDKESAIREMAGLLAATGKVTDVEELVAAALRREEQGTTGLGEEIAIPHAKTDAVTAPVVGFARSAEGVEWGSLDGTKAKLVFMISVPEAAAGDEHLRILALLSRKLMDTGFRERLTTAPDEAAVLDVLREIR